A single genomic interval of Nostoc commune NIES-4072 harbors:
- a CDS encoding Crp/Fnr family transcriptional regulator codes for MQTEVFSELFPLMSTATPQTLEWLLNVAIEHEYPSGRAVVMEDAWGNAVYFVVSGWVKVRRTVAEDSVALAIFGKGDFFGEMAILDESPRSTDVIALSSVNLLSVSRERFIQILFKDPQLHHRMLQLMVRRLRQINLRLQMRSSPPAVKLAHTLVTLGESYGQESNCGKEIFNIPFKDLAEVTEIGVDETTKIMEKLHEKGWIKIDSTNNIIYLVNFKQLMNLAGKV; via the coding sequence ATGCAGACTGAGGTTTTTAGTGAGCTTTTCCCCTTAATGAGTACAGCCACCCCCCAAACTTTGGAATGGCTACTCAACGTTGCAATTGAACATGAATACCCATCTGGGCGAGCCGTTGTGATGGAAGATGCCTGGGGTAACGCCGTTTACTTCGTTGTTTCAGGTTGGGTCAAAGTCCGGCGTACCGTCGCAGAAGATTCAGTAGCTCTGGCAATTTTTGGTAAGGGCGATTTTTTTGGAGAAATGGCAATTTTGGATGAATCTCCACGCTCAACCGATGTCATAGCCCTTTCGTCTGTGAATTTGCTGAGTGTATCTAGAGAGCGTTTTATTCAAATCTTGTTCAAAGACCCACAGTTACATCATCGGATGTTACAACTGATGGTGCGGCGATTGCGGCAAATTAACTTGCGCTTACAAATGCGGTCTTCACCACCAGCAGTCAAACTTGCCCATACTCTAGTGACTTTAGGCGAAAGCTATGGTCAAGAATCGAATTGTGGAAAGGAAATTTTTAACATTCCTTTCAAAGATTTAGCAGAGGTAACAGAAATTGGTGTTGACGAAACCACCAAAATTATGGAAAAGCTGCATGAGAAAGGGTGGATCAAAATTGACAGCACCAACAATATCATTTATCTCGTAAACTTCAAACAGTTGATGAACTTGGCTGGCAAAGTTTGA
- a CDS encoding cellulose biosynthesis cyclic di-GMP-binding regulatory protein BcsB produces the protein MKQLFHLSQISKKAIIVTSCFFLFPSSLLSAQAQTKGDLQQEVTLLAQATTSENTSKADLKAPSAKNLATYTLEFNRSPIVGNRMRLRGVYSEGRLAFTRPRGWKLDRGRVQALIRFQHSPSLYANRSNLTVLLNGISVGSVPLNRKESQVGQVLFNIPPKLLQDYNELTLVAQQNNTLECSDPSSPDLWTEILPDSKLIFNYERQPILLNFSRYPYPFFDEFGLETNQIAYLQPSQVDQSWLTAAARLQAALGRIADFRPIQTSVVSDVANAKANDRLVIIGTPNEQPTLNTWKNLPLKVVSNQILDRDNNPVPDETGVLIITKAEKSGVPVLIATGNSAKAVEKATQFLSQPDLRKMGTGQVVFVDTLKEPSTPGLRQWPRYLPEQNSFKLGDIKTQVNGEPFSDVTVRGIGAPPVEIDFHALPDDRFLRGSSMNLVYSYGPQVNPRTSAIEVLLDGVFIGGARLDSEAGETRKNLKVNLPENLIKPNSKLQVFLRMNPREPFDKQNCLQPPDQQLTGTVHSDTSFDLKREISTQLPDLNLLKFGFPFAAPQDLSQTAIVVPQTPSKTDVLTLLAFSERLGRLSQADAVKLNVYTPDALPTQARKNDHLVGIGTREDFPFPEVFNSTGFNLSQAYSRSSANAVVQTPQDTQGMIKQIISPWNSDRVVLALTSQTETGLERVRQVLNQDPWFFQLKKDTVLISSDQKDPVSYDADAYQLQFFQSASNTRRLENTTILSKASRFLQENWLLLPVGIFSVSLILYGILQLYIKRLTADKK, from the coding sequence ATGAAGCAATTGTTCCATCTTTCCCAAATTAGTAAAAAAGCAATTATTGTTACTTCTTGCTTTTTTTTGTTTCCTAGTTCATTATTGAGCGCTCAAGCTCAAACCAAAGGTGATCTGCAACAAGAAGTAACTTTATTAGCTCAAGCAACGACATCAGAAAATACTAGTAAAGCAGACTTAAAAGCTCCTAGTGCCAAGAACCTGGCAACTTACACCCTAGAATTTAATCGTAGTCCGATTGTGGGTAATCGGATGCGCTTGCGCGGGGTTTACTCAGAAGGTCGTCTAGCATTTACCCGTCCTCGTGGCTGGAAACTAGATCGGGGTAGGGTACAAGCTTTAATCCGTTTTCAACACTCACCATCGCTGTATGCCAATCGCTCTAACCTGACTGTGCTATTGAATGGCATCAGTGTTGGTAGTGTACCACTCAATCGTAAAGAGTCCCAAGTAGGTCAAGTACTGTTCAATATCCCACCCAAGCTGCTGCAAGACTACAACGAACTCACATTGGTGGCACAGCAGAATAATACGCTCGAATGTAGCGACCCTAGTAGCCCCGACTTGTGGACAGAGATTCTGCCAGATTCCAAATTAATCTTTAACTATGAACGGCAGCCGATTCTTTTGAATTTCAGCCGCTACCCTTATCCTTTCTTTGACGAATTTGGCTTAGAAACTAACCAAATTGCTTATTTACAACCGAGTCAAGTCGATCAATCCTGGTTGACAGCAGCAGCTCGCTTACAAGCGGCATTGGGGAGAATCGCAGATTTTCGCCCGATTCAGACGAGCGTAGTGTCTGATGTGGCAAATGCGAAGGCAAACGATCGCTTGGTGATCATTGGTACTCCCAACGAGCAACCGACCTTAAATACTTGGAAGAATTTGCCCCTGAAAGTTGTCAGCAATCAAATTCTTGATCGTGATAATAACCCCGTACCAGATGAAACAGGGGTGTTGATTATAACTAAAGCTGAAAAGAGCGGGGTTCCGGTTTTAATTGCTACTGGCAACAGTGCAAAAGCCGTAGAAAAGGCAACCCAATTTTTATCACAGCCAGACTTGCGGAAAATGGGTACTGGTCAGGTGGTTTTTGTCGATACTCTCAAGGAACCTTCGACACCAGGACTCCGCCAATGGCCTCGTTATTTGCCAGAACAAAATTCTTTTAAACTAGGCGACATCAAAACCCAAGTAAACGGTGAGCCGTTTAGTGATGTAACTGTACGTGGGATCGGAGCGCCACCAGTCGAAATTGATTTTCATGCTCTACCAGATGATAGATTTCTCCGGGGTAGTTCCATGAATCTGGTGTACAGCTACGGGCCGCAGGTTAATCCGCGAACTTCTGCGATCGAAGTTTTACTGGATGGAGTTTTCATTGGTGGCGCACGTCTTGATTCTGAGGCGGGAGAAACTCGCAAAAATCTTAAAGTTAATTTGCCGGAAAACTTGATTAAACCCAACTCGAAACTGCAAGTTTTCTTGCGGATGAATCCGAGAGAACCCTTTGATAAACAGAACTGTCTTCAGCCACCAGACCAACAACTTACAGGTACGGTGCATTCTGATACTAGCTTCGACCTGAAGCGGGAAATCTCTACACAACTACCAGACTTGAACCTGCTGAAATTCGGTTTCCCCTTTGCTGCACCACAGGATTTGTCTCAGACAGCGATTGTTGTGCCACAAACCCCCTCGAAGACAGATGTGTTGACCTTGTTGGCTTTTAGCGAACGTTTGGGAAGGCTTAGTCAAGCAGATGCTGTCAAACTAAATGTTTATACACCAGATGCTTTGCCAACACAAGCCCGCAAAAATGACCATTTGGTAGGAATTGGAACGCGAGAAGACTTTCCTTTTCCCGAAGTATTTAATTCTACAGGCTTCAACTTGAGTCAGGCATATTCCCGCTCCTCTGCCAATGCTGTGGTTCAGACCCCGCAGGATACACAAGGCATGATTAAGCAAATTATCTCTCCTTGGAACAGCGATCGCGTTGTTCTAGCTTTAACATCTCAAACCGAAACTGGTTTAGAGCGAGTGCGACAAGTCCTCAATCAAGACCCTTGGTTCTTCCAACTCAAGAAGGATACGGTGCTAATTAGTAGCGATCAAAAAGACCCAGTTTCCTACGATGCTGATGCCTATCAACTACAGTTTTTCCAAAGCGCCTCAAACACTCGTCGCTTAGAAAATACCACTATCCTCAGTAAAGCATCACGCTTTTTACAAGAAAATTGGCTATTGCTACCTGTGGGCATTTTTAGTGTGTCTCTAATTCTTTACGGGATTCTTCAGTTGTATATCAAGCGTTTGACTGCTGATAAAAAGTAG
- the bcsA gene encoding UDP-forming cellulose synthase catalytic subunit — translation MSSSPPTSPRKSRDRQRLKLSNWLIDITPRFFDRTLQKVGVKQFKWFILLLLVLSVPLIITPIEVWQQGLVAVFLVLLGQLVIHAEFQESYSEISHYYHLFMLWLSMVTTLRYLYYRTSYTLNFDGWLNSIACVFLYAAELYAILTLVLAYFQTLKIQERQPVNLTNIPQQEWFKVDIYIPTYNEDVEIVRKTAVAALACDYAPDKKKVYVLDDGRPEKYKENDPRREQFSKRREQLRQMCQELGCIHMTRDNNDHAKAGNINTAFYKTDGDLVLILDCDHIPSRQILLHTMGFFFDPKVSFVQTPHWFYNPDPFERNLVTKGRIPAGNELFYKVLQKGNDFWNAAFFCGSAALIRKSHALEVGGIAVETVTEDCHTALRLHSLGYKSIYYDKIMVAGLAPETFSSYVGQQVRWARGMAQILRLENPIFNPKLNLTFAQRICYFSATSHFLYGYPRLIYAIAPTLFLLFGINSVQGLGLETLAYALPHILLSLFTNYIIYKNVRFSFWNEIFEFAMAFQAGWVTMLALFNPKLGSFNVTDKGTSITKRTFDWESMRGLLVVTALVVSSLLAVPYWLLLHPEDWQAVLVNTMWSIFNLVLLIAALLVGFEQPQVRTAHRLQRRLPILITSNGQTIMGKTVNISETGALISLETWPNLLEEAEVEVMGDYTASASLTAQIVRVSPINDTETLLAVDFVKLNNAQRDALTLVLYSDVREWYSQKGQYVDRPFASLGFLATSLTRALRDVKQTSRKKVRKQVNSHSRLYWDGNFFFAVATELGTTGLRLEIEDTKAVSSHKMIGQQDLHTMRTVKPLVGLLLNEDEDNLSSNRFVAEIYAVEEQTNGKIALELNFPEKFKERQDTKIKQLLEVL, via the coding sequence ATGTCATCTTCCCCCCCCACATCGCCCCGGAAATCACGCGATCGCCAGCGCTTAAAATTGAGCAATTGGTTGATTGATATTACCCCTAGATTTTTTGACCGCACTCTCCAAAAGGTGGGTGTGAAACAATTTAAGTGGTTTATCTTGCTGCTGTTGGTACTCTCAGTACCACTGATTATTACTCCAATAGAAGTTTGGCAGCAGGGATTGGTAGCAGTGTTTCTTGTGCTACTCGGTCAATTGGTGATACACGCAGAGTTTCAAGAGTCTTATTCAGAAATCAGCCATTATTATCACCTGTTTATGCTGTGGCTGAGTATGGTAACAACGCTGCGTTATTTATACTACCGCACCAGCTACACCCTGAACTTCGATGGTTGGCTCAACAGCATCGCTTGTGTCTTCTTATACGCCGCCGAACTTTATGCCATCCTCACCTTGGTATTGGCATACTTTCAAACCCTGAAAATTCAAGAACGCCAACCAGTTAATCTAACAAACATTCCTCAACAGGAATGGTTCAAAGTTGATATCTACATCCCCACATACAACGAAGATGTGGAGATTGTTCGCAAGACGGCTGTGGCAGCCTTAGCCTGTGATTATGCTCCTGATAAAAAAAAGGTTTATGTCCTTGATGATGGTCGTCCAGAAAAGTATAAAGAGAACGACCCACGCCGAGAACAGTTTAGCAAAAGACGAGAACAGCTACGGCAAATGTGCCAAGAGCTAGGCTGTATCCACATGACGCGGGACAATAACGATCACGCTAAGGCTGGTAATATCAATACCGCCTTTTACAAAACCGACGGCGATTTGGTGTTGATTTTGGACTGCGACCACATTCCATCGCGGCAAATTCTCTTGCATACAATGGGTTTTTTCTTCGATCCCAAAGTATCGTTTGTCCAAACTCCTCACTGGTTCTATAACCCCGACCCCTTCGAGCGTAATTTAGTCACTAAAGGTAGAATCCCCGCAGGCAATGAACTGTTCTATAAGGTACTGCAAAAAGGTAACGATTTTTGGAATGCCGCCTTTTTCTGCGGTTCCGCAGCGTTAATCCGCAAATCCCACGCTTTAGAAGTTGGGGGAATTGCAGTGGAAACCGTGACGGAAGATTGCCACACTGCTTTGCGATTGCATTCGCTGGGTTACAAGTCTATCTACTACGACAAAATTATGGTCGCTGGTTTAGCGCCAGAAACGTTTTCTTCTTACGTGGGACAACAAGTGCGTTGGGCAAGAGGGATGGCACAGATTTTGCGATTAGAAAACCCCATTTTTAATCCGAAGCTGAATTTAACATTTGCACAACGGATTTGTTACTTTAGCGCGACCTCACACTTTTTGTATGGCTATCCTCGACTAATATATGCGATCGCTCCCACACTATTCCTATTATTTGGCATTAACTCTGTCCAAGGTTTAGGTTTAGAAACTCTAGCCTACGCCCTACCACATATTCTCCTCTCCCTTTTTACTAACTACATCATTTACAAAAACGTCCGTTTCTCCTTCTGGAACGAAATTTTTGAATTTGCGATGGCTTTCCAGGCTGGGTGGGTGACGATGTTAGCGCTATTTAATCCCAAGCTGGGTTCATTTAACGTTACCGACAAAGGAACGTCTATAACCAAACGCACCTTTGATTGGGAATCGATGCGTGGTCTTTTGGTGGTGACAGCACTTGTAGTCTCTTCCTTACTAGCTGTTCCCTATTGGCTGCTGCTACATCCTGAAGATTGGCAAGCGGTCTTAGTCAATACCATGTGGTCTATTTTTAATTTGGTTTTGCTGATAGCTGCTTTGCTGGTTGGCTTTGAACAACCACAAGTACGTACCGCCCACCGTTTACAGCGTCGCCTCCCCATCTTAATTACCAGTAACGGTCAAACAATTATGGGCAAAACGGTGAATATTTCAGAAACTGGGGCATTAATTTCTTTAGAAACTTGGCCCAATTTACTGGAGGAAGCGGAAGTTGAGGTGATGGGAGATTATACTGCTAGCGCCTCTTTAACAGCACAGATTGTCCGAGTTTCTCCTATTAATGACACAGAAACGCTTTTGGCTGTTGATTTCGTGAAGCTCAACAATGCCCAACGCGATGCTTTAACTCTAGTTTTATATTCTGATGTCCGAGAGTGGTATTCTCAAAAGGGCCAGTATGTAGACCGACCCTTCGCTTCTCTTGGATTCTTAGCTACAAGTCTGACTCGGGCCTTGCGTGACGTGAAACAAACTAGCCGTAAAAAGGTACGTAAGCAGGTAAATAGCCATAGCCGACTCTACTGGGATGGTAACTTCTTCTTTGCAGTAGCGACAGAATTAGGAACAACGGGTTTGCGCTTGGAAATAGAGGATACAAAAGCCGTGTCTTCTCACAAAATGATAGGACAACAGGATTTGCACACGATGCGAACTGTTAAACCATTAGTTGGTTTACTGTTGAATGAGGATGAGGATAATCTCTCATCTAATCGATTTGTTGCTGAAATTTATGCGGTAGAAGAACAAACCAATGGCAAGATTGCGCTTGAGTTAAATTTTCCAGAAAAATTTAAAGAACGTCAAGACACAAAAATTAAGCAATTGTTGGAGGTTCTGTAA
- a CDS encoding tetratricopeptide repeat protein, translated as MSQNNINKKQKGKAKKIKYRSLFTCSFLLFTYLLTVPPLGSIAPAQAQSLSTSAQKGFAFLKKGLINDAIAAFQQALKTQPQSSQVRLGLAIAYRKAGRIPEAWATYQQVLAADSNNQLALKTVGILATYRPEWNLKGIEALTTLLELNPNDSEGRHYRALLYSYQGRLSESLADYQIVLNNNPTPKAVLDAAQTYSYSGDFPKALELFNRYRATGKAITDYAALAYGRTLRETGNPGGAVQVLEAQLQRSNKLNEMGFETRKELAVAYLANQQQAQALAVLDVLQGRPDAILPLARSLNEIRKYTNNPTLTQQVLNLYRQALQTDPNPSPKLLREVADVFTGFPEGRQTALQLYRRVALEFPNDQSLVVQQLALENQLGLLGKNDLKQRLTTAIQSTPSDRVQLQQLANALVNIDVPDPEFLPVYQNLLQMGVNVPFLNFRVAQMYVQRQELNGARQALAAYTATPAGAKDLAPQLLAAEIERREGNLEASAQRYQAVIASKPNNSDIIDAALGGLAGVRLQQKHFDEAVTVYDQLIARNPQNLSIQLGRASIAYQAKRISQAEAEAVLNNWLATQPATNTPPELYSLIGTLPTDPQKEALYSYLVETDPTSIPLQLRLLQVIAKRNPAQAQARMKQLIARIPNTSDSYQLQAELARSVGDLNLASSTYQNILAQQPDNIDALAALGGIRFEQRRFESAQEIYAQVLAQKPEDKGTRRALAGLNAILDQPLTALAQLEQLQLEAAAEGGNDSDASRQIQQIQTDFLLRRGFQPPWEDYQRRNRN; from the coding sequence ATGAGCCAAAATAATATAAATAAAAAGCAAAAGGGAAAAGCTAAAAAAATTAAATATCGTTCTCTTTTTACTTGTTCATTTCTCCTTTTTACTTACTTGCTAACTGTGCCACCTTTGGGCAGTATTGCCCCTGCTCAAGCACAGAGCTTATCAACATCGGCACAAAAGGGTTTTGCATTCTTAAAAAAAGGCTTGATTAATGATGCGATCGCAGCCTTCCAACAAGCCCTTAAAACTCAACCACAATCTTCGCAAGTTAGGTTAGGATTAGCGATCGCCTATCGCAAAGCCGGACGTATTCCCGAAGCTTGGGCTACCTATCAACAAGTACTGGCGGCAGACTCCAACAACCAACTAGCTTTAAAGACAGTTGGTATATTGGCTACTTATCGTCCTGAATGGAATTTAAAAGGAATTGAAGCTCTAACAACTTTATTAGAGTTAAATCCTAATGACTCAGAAGGTCGTCATTACCGTGCTCTACTCTACTCTTATCAAGGACGTTTAAGCGAGTCCCTGGCAGATTACCAAATCGTGCTGAACAACAACCCCACACCAAAGGCAGTCCTTGATGCAGCCCAAACTTATAGTTACAGTGGGGATTTTCCGAAAGCCTTGGAGTTGTTTAACCGTTATCGCGCCACTGGCAAAGCCATTACAGATTATGCAGCACTAGCCTACGGTCGCACCTTACGAGAAACAGGCAATCCTGGAGGGGCAGTACAGGTGTTAGAAGCGCAGTTGCAGCGCTCCAATAAACTTAACGAGATGGGGTTTGAAACCCGTAAAGAACTAGCTGTAGCATACCTTGCCAATCAACAACAAGCTCAAGCGTTGGCGGTTTTGGATGTATTACAGGGAAGGCCAGATGCTATTTTGCCCTTAGCGCGATCGCTCAATGAAATTCGCAAGTACACCAATAACCCCACCCTTACCCAGCAAGTTTTAAATCTCTACCGTCAAGCACTGCAAACCGATCCCAACCCTTCCCCCAAACTACTGCGCGAAGTCGCTGATGTTTTTACTGGGTTCCCCGAAGGACGACAAACAGCACTGCAACTGTATCGACGGGTGGCGTTAGAATTTCCCAACGATCAAAGTCTGGTGGTGCAGCAATTAGCTTTGGAAAATCAGCTAGGTTTGCTCGGTAAAAATGACTTGAAACAGCGTTTAACTACTGCAATACAATCAACGCCGAGCGATCGCGTCCAGTTGCAACAGCTAGCTAATGCTTTAGTGAACATTGATGTTCCCGACCCAGAATTTTTACCTGTGTACCAAAATCTTTTACAAATGGGGGTTAACGTACCGTTTTTGAATTTCCGGGTGGCGCAAATGTATGTGCAGCGCCAAGAGTTGAATGGTGCAAGGCAAGCTTTGGCAGCTTACACAGCTACCCCCGCAGGTGCTAAAGACCTCGCACCCCAATTACTAGCAGCAGAAATTGAGCGTCGTGAGGGTAATCTCGAAGCTAGCGCTCAACGTTACCAAGCTGTGATTGCTAGCAAGCCAAATAATAGCGATATTATTGATGCTGCTTTGGGCGGATTGGCTGGAGTGCGACTGCAACAAAAGCATTTTGATGAGGCTGTGACAGTTTATGACCAATTAATAGCTCGCAATCCGCAAAATTTGTCGATTCAACTAGGGCGGGCTAGTATCGCCTATCAAGCCAAGCGGATCTCCCAAGCAGAAGCAGAGGCAGTTCTCAACAATTGGTTAGCTACACAACCTGCAACCAATACTCCTCCAGAACTATACAGTTTGATAGGAACGCTGCCTACTGATCCGCAAAAAGAAGCTTTATATAGTTATCTGGTAGAAACTGACCCTACTTCCATACCACTACAACTGCGCCTATTACAGGTGATAGCAAAACGCAATCCTGCCCAAGCACAAGCGCGGATGAAGCAGTTGATTGCCCGTATTCCCAACACTTCTGACTCATACCAGTTGCAGGCAGAGTTGGCTCGATCTGTAGGTGATTTGAATTTGGCTAGCAGTACCTATCAGAATATTTTGGCGCAGCAACCAGATAACATCGATGCTTTAGCGGCTTTAGGCGGAATTCGCTTTGAACAGCGCCGCTTTGAATCAGCACAGGAGATTTATGCTCAAGTGTTGGCACAAAAACCGGAAGACAAAGGCACACGCCGCGCCCTTGCTGGATTAAATGCAATTTTAGATCAGCCTTTGACAGCACTGGCACAGCTAGAACAACTGCAATTAGAAGCAGCCGCAGAAGGAGGAAACGATAGCGATGCATCTCGGCAAATACAGCAAATCCAAACAGACTTTCTGCTACGACGAGGATTTCAACCCCCTTGGGAAGATTATCAACGTCGAAACAGAAATTAG
- a CDS encoding HetZ-related protein 2, whose translation MQTSKLSFEERNLTMTTDVEQLALDWRKRLAAECPDQNEAARESIILWLLGSDSKRFDLFNPKEFDIAKQAMEYRWRILRQRYLGLGRERAYRNLITRLGSLVTLRNKIQTWVALSRDRQRSVIDVLQEVLQELLQSDSQMQQQMADIAKYTSDRRLGDALLFASVEEYCLRPVRNQPLLAYRFVNYLRRTQRGGLTQVPGRDLIRMVSEEVLTDDNDNRVNLVDSQAIAEYQEAQQLEEQLALRQSVQKEFENYLQENLGTDALQWLRLYLQGKSQEEIAHRLNKPTKEVYRLREKISYHAVRVFALKGKPELVDNWLSISLQEHNLGLTQNQWQQLDEKLTPLGRQILDLRKTGNSIEAIGQQLKLKTHQVLGEWTKIYLAAQSLRSQE comes from the coding sequence ATGCAAACTTCAAAATTGAGTTTCGAGGAACGCAATCTCACTATGACAACAGATGTGGAACAACTAGCTCTAGATTGGCGAAAGCGCTTGGCTGCGGAATGTCCAGACCAAAATGAAGCTGCTAGAGAAAGCATTATTCTCTGGCTGTTGGGATCTGACTCCAAACGGTTTGATCTGTTTAACCCTAAAGAATTCGACATCGCCAAGCAAGCGATGGAATATCGCTGGAGAATTTTACGTCAACGCTATTTGGGGCTAGGGCGAGAACGTGCTTATCGGAACTTGATAACGCGATTGGGGAGTTTAGTAACATTACGGAATAAGATTCAGACTTGGGTTGCCCTAAGCCGCGATCGCCAGCGTAGTGTCATAGATGTATTGCAAGAAGTACTCCAAGAATTACTGCAAAGCGACAGCCAGATGCAACAGCAAATGGCTGATATTGCCAAATATACAAGTGATAGACGATTGGGAGATGCTCTGCTATTTGCCAGTGTAGAAGAATATTGTCTGCGACCAGTACGCAATCAGCCCCTATTAGCTTATCGGTTTGTAAATTACCTGCGCCGCACTCAGCGCGGTGGCTTAACCCAAGTGCCGGGTCGTGACTTGATTAGAATGGTGTCAGAAGAAGTTCTCACTGACGACAATGACAATCGAGTTAACTTAGTTGATAGTCAGGCGATCGCAGAATATCAAGAAGCACAACAACTAGAGGAACAACTTGCCCTACGTCAGTCAGTACAAAAAGAATTTGAAAATTATTTACAAGAAAATTTGGGAACAGACGCACTACAGTGGCTACGACTATATTTACAAGGTAAATCCCAGGAAGAGATCGCCCACAGATTAAATAAGCCGACTAAAGAAGTATACCGTCTGCGAGAAAAAATCAGTTACCACGCTGTGCGTGTTTTTGCCCTCAAAGGTAAACCAGAGCTAGTAGACAATTGGCTCTCAATTTCCTTGCAAGAACATAACTTGGGTTTAACGCAAAACCAATGGCAGCAACTAGATGAAAAATTAACTCCTCTGGGGCGGCAGATTTTAGATTTGCGGAAAACAGGTAACTCAATAGAAGCAATAGGCCAACAGTTAAAACTCAAAACCCATCAAGTGCTAGGTGAATGGACAAAAATCTATCTTGCTGCCCAATCTTTAAGAAGCCAGGAGTAG
- a CDS encoding carbon dioxide-concentrating mechanism protein CcmK, translating to MSLQAVGALETKGFPAVLAAADAMVKAGRVTLVGYIRVGSARFTVNIRGDVSEVKAAMAAGVEAAENVYGGTLESWVIIPRPHENVEAVLPIAYTEQVQGYRESVENPIVRSNSR from the coding sequence ATGTCATTACAGGCAGTTGGAGCACTTGAAACGAAAGGTTTCCCTGCGGTGCTAGCAGCAGCAGATGCTATGGTAAAAGCTGGTCGAGTCACCCTCGTTGGTTATATCAGAGTAGGTAGCGCTCGCTTTACAGTTAATATTCGTGGTGATGTTTCTGAAGTAAAAGCCGCTATGGCTGCTGGTGTTGAAGCCGCAGAAAATGTTTATGGCGGTACATTAGAATCCTGGGTGATTATTCCTCGTCCCCATGAAAACGTTGAAGCTGTTCTACCAATTGCTTACACAGAACAAGTCCAAGGCTATCGAGAATCTGTAGAAAATCCCATTGTTAGATCCAACAGTCGATAG
- a CDS encoding glycosyl hydrolase family 8 produces the protein MWHFPKVAAIACLIGLSACVSSYSAANPKTPDEQTPVANVPTEGSSQNPTGLLADLPESTPNRELLAQSWDSYRQRFIQSDGRVIDYEASDRSTSEGQAYALLRAVLINDPTTFALTLNWSENNLQRQVGGKRTDSLWAWKWGRKEDGNWGVIDSNFASDGDIDAITALILASRRWHQPEYLKLAKLKLQDLWNLSTISKTQGKRYLLPGPVAAFVPNASTVYLNPSYFAPYAFRIFAQVDPQHDWLSLVDSSYQVLEDSAKLSSVGLPSDWVALNTKTGQYQTLPASSTLKSLYSFDSYRVWWRLSLDAAWFNSPQAQRYLVTSTQHLQKLWSKQSIPARIDLQGKPLVDYEATSQYAMLYAAMQVVKPAIAQELLVKKILPQYKQGIWGDQSAYYTQNLAWLGLLPPKTIPQRLLK, from the coding sequence ATGTGGCACTTCCCAAAAGTGGCAGCTATTGCCTGCCTGATTGGTTTATCTGCCTGTGTCTCTAGTTACTCGGCAGCAAACCCCAAAACGCCGGATGAGCAAACTCCGGTGGCAAATGTCCCCACTGAAGGTAGTAGTCAAAATCCCACTGGATTATTAGCTGATCTCCCTGAATCTACGCCCAACCGGGAATTACTAGCCCAAAGTTGGGATAGCTACCGCCAAAGATTTATTCAGTCAGATGGGCGGGTGATTGATTACGAAGCAAGCGATCGCTCAACTAGTGAAGGTCAAGCTTATGCTTTACTTCGAGCAGTACTGATTAACGATCCGACAACTTTTGCCCTGACTTTAAACTGGTCGGAAAATAACCTCCAGCGCCAAGTAGGTGGTAAACGCACAGATAGTTTGTGGGCTTGGAAGTGGGGACGAAAAGAAGATGGTAACTGGGGTGTCATCGACAGCAATTTTGCTAGCGATGGAGATATAGATGCGATTACTGCCCTGATTTTAGCATCACGGCGTTGGCATCAACCCGAATACTTGAAACTAGCAAAACTCAAACTGCAAGATTTGTGGAATTTGTCCACTATCTCAAAAACCCAAGGTAAGCGCTACCTGTTACCAGGGCCTGTAGCTGCATTTGTTCCGAATGCATCTACCGTTTACCTGAATCCCTCTTATTTTGCACCCTATGCTTTTCGCATCTTTGCACAAGTTGATCCCCAACATGATTGGTTGAGTTTGGTAGACAGCAGCTATCAAGTGCTAGAAGATTCTGCAAAGCTTTCTAGCGTAGGTTTACCCAGTGATTGGGTAGCTCTAAATACCAAAACAGGACAATACCAAACCCTACCAGCATCTAGCACTCTGAAGAGTTTGTATAGTTTTGATTCCTATCGAGTCTGGTGGCGTTTGTCGTTGGATGCTGCTTGGTTCAACTCACCCCAAGCGCAGCGCTATCTAGTGACATCTACTCAGCACCTGCAAAAACTATGGAGTAAACAATCCATACCAGCACGCATTGATCTGCAAGGGAAACCATTAGTGGATTACGAAGCTACATCCCAATACGCTATGTTGTATGCCGCCATGCAGGTAGTGAAACCAGCGATCGCTCAAGAACTGCTTGTGAAAAAAATACTGCCTCAATACAAGCAGGGAATTTGGGGAGACCAATCTGCTTATTACACCCAGAATTTGGCTTGGTTAGGATTGCTACCTCCAAAGACAATTCCCCAGCGATTGCTTAAATGA